A DNA window from Aquarana catesbeiana isolate 2022-GZ linkage group LG01, ASM4218655v1, whole genome shotgun sequence contains the following coding sequences:
- the LOC141131844 gene encoding CD5 antigen-like isoform X2 produces the protein MQPSSVRIGSIVGFSVSEESLKIRLVDGPHRCSGRLEVHYDGEWNSVCSRTWLGWDSKVVCKELKCGSLVRGKPCGFLKKGKGRIWQKMVQCTGDEEALSECQIEPIKPHHCHHREDIWITCREPLQARLVDGPDRCTGRLEVYHDGQWGSVCDDLWDDKDANVTCSQIKCGSCRPYTLGRKRFGQSKGTIWLDDVECTGNEASLDKCRHRVWSYNDCSHEEDVSVYCTG, from the exons AAGAGTCACTGAAGATCAGATTGGTGGATGGACCCCACCGCTGCAGTGGGAGGTTGGAGGTTCACTATGATGGAGAATGGAACTCTGTGTGTAGTCGTACGTGGCTTGGATGGGACTCCAAGGTGGTGTGTAAAGAGCTGAAGTGTGGATCCCTCGTCAGAGGTAAGCCATGTGGCTTTTTGAAGAAAGGAAAAGGCAGAATCTGGCAGAAAATGGTGCAGTGTACTGGAGATGAAGAGGCCCTGTCTGAATGCCAAATTGAACCGATTAAACCACATCATTGCCACCACAGGGAGGATATCTGGATCACTTGCAGAG AGCCATTGCAGGCCAGACTGGTTGATGGACCGGACAGATGCACGGGGAGACTGGAGGTCTACCATGATGGCCAATGGGGCAGTGTGTGTGATGACCTTTGGGATGACAAGGATGCCAATGTCACCTGCAGTCAGATTAAGTGTGGCTCTTGCCGGCCATACACTTTGGGCAGGAAGCGGTTTGGCCAATCAAAAGGCACAATTTGGCTGGATGATGTTGAATGTACGGGAAACGAAGCGTCATTGGATAAATGCAGACACCGCGTTTGGTCGTACAACGACTGCAGCCATGAAGAAGATGTCAGTGTATACTGCACAG GATAA
- the LOC141131844 gene encoding CD5 antigen-like isoform X1 produces the protein MGVIELFLLGSIVGFSVSEESLKIRLVDGPHRCSGRLEVHYDGEWNSVCSRTWLGWDSKVVCKELKCGSLVRGKPCGFLKKGKGRIWQKMVQCTGDEEALSECQIEPIKPHHCHHREDIWITCREPLQARLVDGPDRCTGRLEVYHDGQWGSVCDDLWDDKDANVTCSQIKCGSCRPYTLGRKRFGQSKGTIWLDDVECTGNEASLDKCRHRVWSYNDCSHEEDVSVYCTG, from the exons AAGAGTCACTGAAGATCAGATTGGTGGATGGACCCCACCGCTGCAGTGGGAGGTTGGAGGTTCACTATGATGGAGAATGGAACTCTGTGTGTAGTCGTACGTGGCTTGGATGGGACTCCAAGGTGGTGTGTAAAGAGCTGAAGTGTGGATCCCTCGTCAGAGGTAAGCCATGTGGCTTTTTGAAGAAAGGAAAAGGCAGAATCTGGCAGAAAATGGTGCAGTGTACTGGAGATGAAGAGGCCCTGTCTGAATGCCAAATTGAACCGATTAAACCACATCATTGCCACCACAGGGAGGATATCTGGATCACTTGCAGAG AGCCATTGCAGGCCAGACTGGTTGATGGACCGGACAGATGCACGGGGAGACTGGAGGTCTACCATGATGGCCAATGGGGCAGTGTGTGTGATGACCTTTGGGATGACAAGGATGCCAATGTCACCTGCAGTCAGATTAAGTGTGGCTCTTGCCGGCCATACACTTTGGGCAGGAAGCGGTTTGGCCAATCAAAAGGCACAATTTGGCTGGATGATGTTGAATGTACGGGAAACGAAGCGTCATTGGATAAATGCAGACACCGCGTTTGGTCGTACAACGACTGCAGCCATGAAGAAGATGTCAGTGTATACTGCACAG GATAA